A stretch of the Hyperolius riggenbachi isolate aHypRig1 chromosome 11, aHypRig1.pri, whole genome shotgun sequence genome encodes the following:
- the DYNLRB2 gene encoding dynein light chain roadblock-type 2, with protein sequence MWPQEAANALCKAATPHDVSCYGGTALASWRQFRGSYSNGETRLLVLLCAVVSRVCGEMSEVEETLKRIQAQKGVIGTIVVNSEGIPIRTTLDNSTTVQYAGLLHQLSMKAKSTVRDIDPQNDLTFLRIRSKKHEIMVAPDKDYLLIVIQNPSD encoded by the exons ATGTGGCCGCAAGAGGCAGCAAATGCCCTTTGTAAAGCAGCAACACCACATGACGTATCGTGCTACGGAGGCACCGCCCTGGCGTCCTGGCGTCAGTTCCGGGGTTCCTATAGCAACGGAGAGACGCGTCTGTTGGTGCTTCTTTGTGCGGTTGTGAGCAGAGTCTGCGGCGAGATG TCTGAGGTTGAGGAAACACTGAAAAGGATCCAGGCTCAGAAAGGAGTGATTGGAACTATTGTAGTAAATTCTGAAG GTATTCCAATCAGGACCACCCTGGATAATTCAACCACAGTACAGTATGCCGGACTCCTTCACCAACTGTCTATGAAGGCGAAAAGCACAGTGCGTGATATTGACCCTCAGAATGATCTGACGTTCCTCAGGATTCGTTCAAAGAAGCATGAAATCATGGTGGCCCCAG ATAAGGACTACTTGTTGATTGTTATCCAGAACCCATCAGACTGA